The sequence AGTGCAGGAGGGGTTCGCCGGAGAGGTAGCAAACTTCCAGGGTGAGTTGCGCGATGCGCCAGCCATCTGGAGTGCGGCGGAGTTTCCAGTAGTGCCATCCGGCTCCGTCGGCATGTCGTAGAGGGTCGTGCGTGTCGAACAAGTGTGCGGCGACGAAGGCGGACCGCGCGTCGGCCGTGTCGGCGTCCAGTGTGATCGCGTGGTTGGTGCTGAGATGGTGGGTGCCGGCGTATCGGCCGAGGTTGCCGGCGACGAACTCGGCCAGACCCTCGCGTCCGCGGTGGGTGATGGTCTTGGCGACGAGCGGGGAGATGATGACCGCCCCGTCTTCTGTGAAGTTGGCCGCGTAGCTCTTCCAGTCCTGGTCGTCGAGCGCGCGGGCGAAGTCGATGAGCAGATCGCTGATCGCCGCCCGGTCGACCAGCCATCGGAGTTGGTCGGCCGATCCGGTCGGCGGGTTCGTCGGTGGCATGATCCTGGCTACCTCCCGGCGGTCCGCCTGCGTCGGCGGACGCCTTCGTCCTCGGCGTGTCCGTACGAAGGGTGGTCGGATTGCGTGCGCTGGGCTGATGATGCGAGCAGAGTGACGTGACGCCGGCTCTGGACGGACCCCATGCGAGCGGTTCCGCTCGGCGGCGGCCTTGGGTTCAACCGCCGAGAGTCCGCCGGATCAGGGTTTCGGCCGTGGCCGCGGCGGCCGTGGAACCGAGGGAGACATGGTGTTTCAGACGCTGTCTCCGCCTCGGGCCGAGGGGGTCCCCCAGGTTGGTCCGGACGTTGAGGCCGAGTTGTCCGGTGGTCACGTCGCCGAGGACGGACTGCATCTGGGAGGATGAATTGTTGAACGAGTAAACGAAGTCCAGGAGCATGTGCATTCCATGGTCGACACCGAGGCTGTCCGCCAGGATCTCGCGAGCGATGTCATTCATCACTCTGCTCAATGCTTTGTCGAATTTGAGCTTGGGGTAGAGGAAACGCACTGATCCTTCGATGTTCCCCATCGACTTGCCGATCAGTGAGATGAGCGGGCTGACCTGGATCCCGCGTTGGGTGGAGTAGCGGGCGATGGACATCAGGGCGACCCCGAGATTCAATTCTTCCAGGGTGGCGTTCGCCCAGTACGGGATCGTGTTCGACACATCGTTGGCGAAACGCGTGCTGTTGCTCCACGGCGTGAGCGATCCCAGTTTGATCCAGTCTCTCGCCAGGGCCGCCCCGTCGCCGCGCGCCATTCCGACGAGTCCCTTGAGCAGGATCAGGCTGGCATTTCGATCGATCTTTCCATACATCCCCCAGTCGATCACATGCGCCTTCCCGTTCTGATCGACAAGGATGTTGCCCGGGTGGGGGTCGGCATGGAAGGCCCGGTCGACGAAGTAGCCGCGGAACATGAAACCCATCAACTGGTAGGCGATCTCCTTGCGTTGCTTGTCCGTCAGATCGTCGTCCTTCACCCGGTTGATCGGCGTGCCGTCGACGAATGACTGCACCAGCACGCGAGGCGTCGCCTCGATGACCTTGGGAACTTTGATCCGCTTGAAGTTCCTCGCGGCCTTGCGCGCGTCTTTCATGTTGCGCGCCTCGCGCGTGAAGTCCGCCTCGGCCTCCATCGCGGTGAACACCACTTCCATCATCGACTTGACGTCGATGACCTCGCACAAGTGCGGGGCCGCCCGGTGGATGAGGCCGGCGATCTTGCGCAGCACCGCCATGTCGCCCAGCATGGCCGCAGACGTGCCGGGGCGCTGCACCTTCAGAACGCAGGGGCGCCCGTCGTTCCACACGGCGCGATAGACCTGGGCGACGGAGGCGGCGCCCAGTGGCCGCTCAGTGTTGATCTCCTGGAAGCACGAGCGCCAGTGACCACCCAGTTCGGCTTCGATGACGGGCTCGAATACCGAGAAGGGGTCGATGCGTGCCTGATCGTTGAGATTGGCCAACTCGTCCATCAGGTACTGGGGCATGATATCGGGCCTGGTCGCCAGTAGCTGCCCGAGTTTTATGTAGATCGGCCCCAAGTCTTCCAGCATCGACCGTAGCGCCTTCGCCCGCTCCTGCTGGCGCAGCCCGTCGACGGGTGCCTGCGACCGGGCCAGCCGCGCCCGGAGGCTGCGCGTCGCCTCGTTGGCGGCCGATCGGGAAGCGATCTTGATCGTGCGGCTGGCCCTGCCTGCGGGCACGCGTTCTCCCTACCCGCCGGCGCGATCAGCCGACGGCACGGTGTTCGTCTACGGCTACTTCTTCATGTCGGCGATCTGCTGGCTGAGCACACTGATCTGCCCGGCGAGTTCGCGGATGTGCCGCTCGTTCCGCTTGGCCCGCTTCTTCCCACTCTTCTTCTTTTTCTTCACGCCGAGACTCTTCCGCACGGCCTTGGCGTGCCTGTTACCGGACTTTTCGGAGCGTCTGATCATGTCGTCGAAGACGGACCTTCTTGCCACGACGTCACCTTTCGCACTGATATGGTCTTTGCCGCCGAGCCCACAAAG is a genomic window of Actinomadura citrea containing:
- a CDS encoding nuclear transport factor 2 family protein, which translates into the protein MPPTNPPTGSADQLRWLVDRAAISDLLIDFARALDDQDWKSYAANFTEDGAVIISPLVAKTITHRGREGLAEFVAGNLGRYAGTHHLSTNHAITLDADTADARSAFVAAHLFDTHDPLRHADGAGWHYWKLRRTPDGWRIAQLTLEVCYLSGEPLLH
- a CDS encoding ABC1 kinase family protein, whose protein sequence is MPAGRASRTIKIASRSAANEATRSLRARLARSQAPVDGLRQQERAKALRSMLEDLGPIYIKLGQLLATRPDIMPQYLMDELANLNDQARIDPFSVFEPVIEAELGGHWRSCFQEINTERPLGAASVAQVYRAVWNDGRPCVLKVQRPGTSAAMLGDMAVLRKIAGLIHRAAPHLCEVIDVKSMMEVVFTAMEAEADFTREARNMKDARKAARNFKRIKVPKVIEATPRVLVQSFVDGTPINRVKDDDLTDKQRKEIAYQLMGFMFRGYFVDRAFHADPHPGNILVDQNGKAHVIDWGMYGKIDRNASLILLKGLVGMARGDGAALARDWIKLGSLTPWSNSTRFANDVSNTIPYWANATLEELNLGVALMSIARYSTQRGIQVSPLISLIGKSMGNIEGSVRFLYPKLKFDKALSRVMNDIAREILADSLGVDHGMHMLLDFVYSFNNSSSQMQSVLGDVTTGQLGLNVRTNLGDPLGPRRRQRLKHHVSLGSTAAAATAETLIRRTLGG